From one Deltaproteobacteria bacterium genomic stretch:
- a CDS encoding iron-sulfur cluster assembly accessory protein, with protein sequence MEPEVHSGDQNQAAEPLLALTDKAVEMLKQEMAQAGKTNAGIRMTVAGGGCEGFEYSLKMEAETRPDDVVIAQDGIRALLDPVSAQRLQGTLLDYVTNRYGTGFHFFGLDAVRTIGCGSPILLRRCMAGNTRTRGCFESAKRPLLKLQDAAPEVVGTSSISHPGMRPLQKCPTCLYIVCRCEKPN encoded by the coding sequence ATGGAGCCAGAGGTACACAGCGGAGACCAGAACCAGGCAGCAGAGCCATTATTGGCATTGACCGACAAAGCTGTCGAAATGCTCAAACAGGAAATGGCCCAAGCGGGTAAGACTAATGCTGGTATTCGGATGACCGTCGCTGGTGGCGGCTGTGAAGGGTTTGAGTACAGCTTGAAGATGGAAGCTGAGACTCGTCCTGATGATGTGGTGATCGCGCAAGATGGCATTCGTGCACTGCTCGATCCGGTCAGTGCGCAACGTTTGCAGGGCACGTTGCTCGATTATGTCACTAATAGATATGGAACCGGATTTCATTTCTTTGGCTTAGATGCCGTCCGTACGATTGGCTGTGGCTCGCCGATTCTGTTGCGTCGTTGTATGGCTGGCAATACGCGCACGAGAGGCTGCTTTGAAAGTGCCAAGCGGCCACTACTGAAATTACAAGACGCTGCACCTGAAGTCGTTGGCACGAGCAGTATTTCACATCCCGGTATGCGCCCGTTACAAAAATGTCCAACCTGTTTGTATATTGTCTGTCGCTGTGAGAAGCCGAACTGA